A region from the Triticum urartu cultivar G1812 chromosome 1, Tu2.1, whole genome shotgun sequence genome encodes:
- the LOC125531930 gene encoding proteinase inhibitor PSI-1.2 has product MATSRLHIACALLLAGVVLLGQNQEGMEAVACPQYCLEVDYITCPSSGSQKLPARCNCCMAPKGCTLHLSDGINQTCS; this is encoded by the exons ATGGCTACCTCCAGACTTCACATCGCCTGCGCTCTCCTCCTCGCTG GTGTTGTGCTTCTGGGGCAAAATCAAGAGGGCATGGAAGCCGTGGCTTGCCCTCAGTACTGCCTGGAGGTCGACTACATAACCTGCCCGTCCTCCGGCTCACAGAAGCTCCCGGCGAGGTGCAACTGCTGCATGGCTCCCAAAGGCTGCACGCTCCATCTCTCCGATGGGATCAACCAAACTTGCTCTTAA